Within the Borrelia coriaceae genome, the region ACTTGGATATTATGATGAGAACTTAGAACTTGAATCTCATTAACTAAAATACTGTACCTGGTTTTATGCTCACCAGTACGCTTACAAGACCAACTCTCATGACGCAATGACCCATTAATTACAACTTGTGCTCCTTTGGTAAGGAGTGAAACTAAACTCTCAGCTCTCTTACCAAATAAAACACAATCAAAAAATTGAGTATGATTAGTGAATTTATTATCTTTCTTAAATACCCTATTATTAGCTAAAGTAAACCTCAAAATAGGAATTTTATTACCAAGGTAAGCAATTTCACAGTCCCTAGTTAAACGACCCGACATACTTAAACAATTAATATCAGACATTAGAATTTTCCTTATCATTTAATCTATTTAACATTTCCATACGTATTAAATCATGTTCGAATCGTTTTAGGTCTTCTAAAAATTCTTGTCTTGAGCATAGATTATAAACTACTCTCTCTATAAACCTTTTGCAAAGTCTACATAGGAACCCTACTAGCTTATAAAATATAAATAAAAACACTATCATACAGCCCATGTGCTTCCTCTCCTAAACAGCACTTGAAATAAATGTAGACCAATCATTATCTAAATTAAAACTACTAAAATTGAAATTAATATCACCACCTAAAGACTTAAATCTATCCTTAATAGCTCTCTTAGTTGTATCTATAGAGAATAGACTACCTTCAAAACAATAATGTATATGTTCAAGTAAATAAAAGTCCCCTAAAACTGAATTTATGCATAATTTAAGTTTATCTCTAATAGGCTTTGTTATCTTATCTAACTCTAACTTATGTTTTTCCTTAGTTGCATTCTCTACTCTGTTAATCTCACACTGCAAAGCACTAATCTCTAATAAGCATCCTTTTAAACGTTGATTCTCATCATAATCAATCTCTAGATCAACAGACTTTACAAAATCTAAAAAATTAATCTTATAATTAGACTTAGATAATTCCTTATATATTTCACTAGCTTCAAATAAATTCTGTATAAGAGCACTTAACGTGTCTAAGTCAACATTTTTAATATCACAATTTTGTTTTAAATATCTAGTAATACGACTAACTTCCACTTCAAGTCTTTGAAGATCAAACATTACCTTACTAATAAAAGCATCATTTCTATCTATTACACAGTTAATAGCATCATTACCTATGATGAAGAACAAATTACCCTTACTTAAACCAGTACATGCAAGCTGAACCTGAACTTGAACATAGTATTTAAAGAAATACTTATTTTCTAGGAAATTACCTGTTTTATTATATTCAATAACAGCACTTTTTAAATCAATGGAATCACTGCATTTAATCTCAAGTAATTCTGCTTCACCTTCTTTATTTATAAACCAACCATCAATTGTAGAACCTATTAAATTGTCTTCCTTACCATACTTTTTGAAATAATTATACTTATCTATCCCATTAGCATATTTGTTTTTGTATAAAACCTCTATGTTATCAGAATATATACGTACAAATTCATCAAATGCTATATTTTCTAATATCTTACCCTTTCGCATGCTTAAATTATCTTGAAATGGAATTTCCCTATCTATAGATTTTAA harbors:
- a CDS encoding single-stranded DNA-binding protein; this encodes MSDINCLSMSGRLTRDCEIAYLGNKIPILRFTLANNRVFKKDNKFTNHTQFFDCVLFGKRAESLVSLLTKGAQVVINGSLRHESWSCKRTGEHKTRYSILVNEIQVLSSHHNIQVTSDTNSKEEFYEDIPF
- a CDS encoding DUF244 domain-containing protein, with the protein product MINVNKEKVEVKVNNLGLYSQKMFEGFETFAYQIQEQVKGKQNNTSKINKICRKLSRIGKNECFKFNSKVDFSVQRQSLKRMGASEVGSMFIGTDHVSKLVLERILKSIDREIPFQDNLSMRKGKILENIAFDEFVRIYSDNIEVLYKNKYANGIDKYNYFKKYGKEDNLIGSTIDGWFINKEGEAELLEIKCSDSIDLKSAVIEYNKTGNFLENKYFFKYYVQVQVQLACTGLSKGNLFFIIGNDAINCVIDRNDAFISKVMFDLQRLEVEVSRITRYLKQNCDIKNVDLDTLSALIQNLFEASEIYKELSKSNYKINFLDFVKSVDLEIDYDENQRLKGCLLEISALQCEINRVENATKEKHKLELDKITKPIRDKLKLCINSVLGDFYLLEHIHYCFEGSLFSIDTTKRAIKDRFKSLGGDINFNFSSFNLDNDWSTFISSAV